From Denitrovibrio acetiphilus DSM 12809, the proteins below share one genomic window:
- the istA gene encoding IS21 family transposase — translation MTRLTMSEIKEVIRLRYINQLSIRQISVSTGIPKSTVSDYVNRFRITGLKAEELSSVSEDELYSRLFPERSMPLNRTFPMPDLDYIAREKRRKGVTWLLLWQEYKSVHPDGYNYTQFKEYCKKHISRLSPTMRQIYNAGEIMFVDYSGLTMDIVDRYTGEVSEAQIFVSALGASGAVFVHATESQKKESFILSHSLAFEYYGAVSKTVVPDNLKSAVTKHTRDVLTVNSSYSDMAKYYGCAVIPARPAKPQDKAKVEQAVQGIQRWVLAKLRNRLFNTVQELNSAIAPLTEAYNNKVIRGIGKSRLELLNEIDRPEMLPLPKERYQYREYLIRHVGVDYHVDVSGSRYSVPYKLIKNKVDVWHSATTVEIHHKGYPVAIHPKSKRGSTLTEHMPPNHVMWQEKWNPTRILNWAGSIGFDTARLMKNILDSRSHPANAYRTCIAILSRAKSHDKSDFNMACKKAVEIRAYSVKSLESILSSKIYLEKDEKNTAPLSNHNNVRGRDYYKEEDKCQS, via the coding sequence ATGACGAGGTTAACAATGAGCGAGATCAAAGAGGTAATACGCCTAAGATACATAAACCAGCTTTCCATCCGTCAGATATCGGTATCCACCGGAATCCCTAAGTCAACGGTATCAGACTATGTGAACCGTTTCCGTATAACAGGCCTTAAGGCTGAGGAATTGTCTTCAGTATCCGAAGATGAGCTGTACAGCCGTCTCTTTCCAGAAAGGTCAATGCCTTTGAACCGAACCTTCCCTATGCCGGATCTGGATTATATCGCCAGAGAGAAACGACGCAAGGGTGTCACATGGCTTCTGTTATGGCAGGAGTATAAATCAGTCCATCCCGACGGCTATAACTACACTCAGTTCAAAGAGTACTGCAAGAAACACATATCCCGTCTAAGTCCGACCATGCGCCAGATATACAACGCCGGTGAAATAATGTTCGTAGACTATTCCGGCCTGACAATGGATATAGTAGACCGCTATACAGGAGAAGTGAGTGAGGCACAGATCTTTGTATCAGCTCTTGGAGCATCGGGAGCTGTGTTCGTACATGCAACAGAAAGCCAGAAGAAAGAATCATTCATCCTGTCTCATAGTCTCGCATTTGAATATTACGGTGCAGTTTCAAAGACCGTAGTGCCGGATAATCTGAAATCAGCAGTAACTAAACACACCAGAGATGTTCTTACGGTCAACAGCAGCTACTCAGACATGGCTAAGTATTACGGTTGTGCAGTCATCCCTGCCAGACCTGCGAAACCTCAGGACAAAGCAAAGGTAGAACAGGCAGTTCAGGGGATACAGAGATGGGTACTTGCAAAGCTCAGAAACAGATTGTTTAACACCGTGCAGGAACTGAACTCTGCCATAGCTCCGCTTACTGAGGCCTATAACAATAAAGTCATAAGAGGTATCGGCAAGAGCCGTCTTGAGCTTCTGAATGAGATAGACCGTCCTGAGATGCTGCCCCTGCCAAAGGAGAGATATCAGTATCGTGAGTATCTGATAAGACATGTAGGAGTCGACTATCATGTGGATGTTTCCGGCAGCAGATACTCTGTCCCTTACAAGCTCATAAAGAACAAGGTGGACGTATGGCACTCCGCTACCACTGTTGAAATACATCACAAAGGATACCCTGTAGCCATCCACCCTAAGTCAAAGAGAGGTTCCACTCTCACAGAGCACATGCCGCCGAATCATGTCATGTGGCAGGAGAAATGGAACCCTACACGTATACTCAACTGGGCAGGCTCTATAGGCTTCGATACTGCAAGGCTCATGAAGAATATCCTTGATTCCAGAAGTCATCCGGCAAACGCTTACAGGACATGTATAGCTATCCTCAGCAGAGCAAAAAGCCATGATAAAAGTGACTTCAACATGGCATGTAAGAAGGCTGTAGAGATAAGAGCTTATTCAGTAAAGAGCCTTGAATCCATACTTAGCAGTAAAATATATCTTGAGAAGGATGAGAAGAACACTGCTCCGCTCAGCAATCATAATAATGTGCGGGGGAGAGACTATTATAAAGAGGAGGACAAATGTCAAAGTTAG
- the istB gene encoding IS21-like element helper ATPase IstB produces MSKLENLIAELKLAGLEAALSRQMENPQYRDLPFEDRLLQLLQAESAERLSRKIKRNMAQAKFKDLNARVEDIDYTIPRGLDKSAMLSLISGEYLNKKQNILITGPTGTGKSFIAQALANMVVRDGLTARYYRLPRLMDEMKLARLDGTYVKGLNKIAKYNLLILDDFGINPLTTDDANDLLEVIEDRAGISSVIVTSQLPVDRWYDYLNNDTVADAILDRLLHSSHKIKLKGESIRKIQADNA; encoded by the coding sequence ATGTCAAAGTTAGAAAACCTTATTGCAGAGCTGAAGCTCGCCGGACTGGAGGCAGCTCTTTCCAGACAGATGGAGAATCCACAGTACAGAGATCTGCCGTTTGAGGATCGTCTGCTTCAGCTTCTGCAGGCGGAATCAGCAGAGAGGCTGTCACGCAAGATAAAGAGGAACATGGCGCAGGCGAAGTTCAAAGACCTCAACGCAAGGGTCGAGGATATCGACTACACGATACCAAGGGGGCTTGATAAGTCAGCTATGCTTTCGCTCATCTCAGGTGAGTATCTGAATAAAAAGCAGAATATACTTATCACAGGCCCCACAGGAACAGGGAAGAGCTTTATTGCTCAGGCTCTCGCCAATATGGTTGTAAGGGACGGACTCACCGCTAGATACTACCGACTTCCCAGGCTTATGGATGAGATGAAGCTGGCAAGACTGGACGGTACTTATGTTAAGGGGCTTAATAAAATAGCCAAATATAATCTGCTCATCCTTGATGACTTCGGAATTAATCCGCTCACCACCGATGATGCCAACGACCTTCTTGAGGTGATTGAGGATCGTGCGGGTATCAGCAGTGTTATCGTCACCTCGCAACTGCCTGTAGATCGCTGGTATGACTATCTCAACAACGACACTGTGGCTGACGCCATTCTGGACAGACTGCTGCATAGCAGTCACAAGATCAAACTTAAAGGTGAAAGTATAAGGAAAATTCAGGCGGATAACGCTTGA